A region of the Variovorax sp. 54 genome:
GGCATGGGCGACGCGGTCGAGGTCGTGATTCCGAAGGAAGCCAGCGTGGCAGCGCCGTATGCCATCAGCCTGGTGAAGAACGGCCCGAACCCGAACGCCGGCAAGCTGTGGCTCAACTTCATCATGAGCGAGGCCGGCCAGACGCTGTTCGCGCAGGGCTTCGTGCGGCCTGCCGTGCCGGGCACGCCGCTGAGTGCCGACGTGGCGGCCAAGATGCCGGCCGCGCCGCAGATCCGCCCGCTCGACGTGGTGAAGGCCTCGGAGCGCAAGGCCGAGGTCGACAAGCTCTGGGCGCAGGCCGCGCTGGGCAAGTAAGAAGAAGGCCGTGATGCGACGCTTTGGCGCCTGGCCCGCGTGGGCCTTCATGGCGCTCTTCTTCGCGGTGCCGCTCGCGGCGCTGCTGCCCGAAGCCTTCGGCGAGGGCGGCAGCGCCTTCGGGCGGCTGTTCGGCAACCCGCTGTTCCTGGGCGCGCTGCGCAACACGCTGGGCCTGGGCCTGGCGGCGGGTGCGATCTCGGCGCTGGTGGGCACCTGCATCGCGATCGAACTGGCGCGCCAGCCCGAGGGCCGGCGCCAATGGATGATGACCTTGCTGGGCCTGCCGCTGGCGTTCTCGGGCCTGGTGATCGCCTACGGTTTCATCCTCGCCTTCGGGCGCGCGGGCTTCGTGACGCAGCTGCTCGCGGGGCTGGGCGCCGACCCGGCCGTGATCGGCAGCTGGATCTACAGCGTGTCGGGCCTGGGCTTCGCCTAT
Encoded here:
- a CDS encoding ABC transporter permease codes for the protein MRRFGAWPAWAFMALFFAVPLAALLPEAFGEGGSAFGRLFGNPLFLGALRNTLGLGLAAGAISALVGTCIAIELARQPEGRRQWMMTLLGLPLAFSGLVIAYGFILAFGRAGFVTQLLAGLGADPAVIGSWIYSVSGLGFAYAYYLIPRVALSLYPVFANLDLRPAQAARTLGASKARAFWDTVVPEVMPSVLSNACMVAAIAMGTYGTALALVGTQLNILPLMLLAQVGDGGSDFAVAAALSLVLMVVCVVVMGVGDVFTRRRERGAVGAGH